The genomic region CAGGACTCCCACAGGTCGGCGTAGGAGCCGCCGTTGGCGATCAGCTCGTCGTGGGTGCCGAGCTCGGTGATCCGGCCGCCGTCGACGACTGCGACCCGGTCGGCGTCGTGGGCGGAGAAGAGGCGGTGCGCGATCGCGACGACCGTGCGTCCCTCGAGCACCGAGGCCATCGAGCGCTCGAGGTGCCGGGCGGCGCGCGGGTCGATGAGCGACGTCGCCTCGTCGAGCACGAGCGTGTGCGGGTCGGCCAGGACGAGTCGCGCCAGGGCGACCTGCTGGGCCTGGGCGTCGGTGAGGGCGCGCCCGCCCGAGCCGACGAGGGTGTCGAGGCCGGCGGGCAGCGCCTCGACCCAGGCCCGCGCGTCCACCGACCCCAGCGCGGCCAGCACCGCGTCGTCGTCGGCGGTGGGCCGGGCCAGCACCAGGTTCTCGCGGACGGTGCCGACGAAGACGTGGTGCTCCTGGGTCACCAGCGCCACGTGGCCGCGCAGCTCGCCCAGCGGCAGGTCGACCAGCGGCACGCCGCCGACGGTGACCGCGCCCTCGCGCGGCGGGTGGATGCCGGCCATCAGCCGGCCCAGCGTCGACTTGCCCGCACCCGACGGTCCGACCATCGCGATCCGCTCGCCGACCCCCACCGACATCGACACGTCGTGCAGCACGTCGCGCTCACCGTCGTACGAGAACCGCACCCGGTCGACGTCGAGCTGCTCGTCGACCGGCCGGGCCTCGCCCTCGGTGCGGTCGTCGGGCACGTGCGCGACCCCGAGCAGCCGGGCCAGCGACGCGGCGCCGGCCTGCAGCTCGTCGAGGATCGAGACGATCCGGTCGACCGGGTCGATGAGCATCTGCACGTAGAGCGTCGCGGCGGTCACGTCGCCGAGGGAGACCTCGCCGCGGGTGTAGAGCCACCCGCCGAGCAGCAGCGTCGCCACCGTCGGCACCAGGTAGGACAGCTCCATGCTGGGGAAGAACACGGTGCGCAGGTGCAGCGTGTACTTCTCGGCGTCGTAGGAGTCGCGGATGTCGTCGTCGACACGGGTGATCTGCTCGCGCTCGAGGCCCAGCGCCTCGACGGTGCGCGCGCCCTCGACGGTCTCGGTCAGGCTCGCGCTGATCGCCGAGTACGTCGCCGACTCGCGCAGGTAGCCGTCCTTGGCGCGCGCCAGGTACCACCGCAGGCCGACCACCAGCGGCGGCACGCCCAGCAGGCACGGCAGCGCCACCCACCAGCCGATGCTCAGCGCGGCGACGAGCGTGAGCGCCGCGGTGACCACGGCGATCGTCCACTCGGGCAGCGCCATCCGCACCGACCAGCCGAGCTGGTCGACGTCACGGCTGGTGCGGGTCAGCAGGTCGCCGGACCCGGCCGACTCGACGACCCCCACCGGCAGCGACAGCGCGTTGTCGACGAAGTCCTCGCGCAGGTCGGCCAGCACCTGCTCGCCCAGCACCTGGCTGACGTAGCGGGCGTAGCGGGTCAGCACCGTCTGGGCGACCAGGAACCCGACCAGGACCATCAGCACCCGGTCGACGTACCCGGTGGTGGTGCCCTGCTCGACCGCCTCGACGAGGTCGCCGAGCAGCCGGGGCGCCGCCAGCGCGGCCACCGCGGCCAGCACGTGCAGCGCGAGCGCGCCGAAGAGCATGCGTGGATGGCGGCGCGCCAGCTGCTTGACGTAGCGGCGCAGCGCGGGGGTGTCGGCGACCGGGAGCCGGGTCGTGGCGCTCATCGGCCGACCTCCGCGGGAGCGACCTCGCGGGTCACCACGCGCCGGTAGTCGGCCGAGCGCTCGAGCAGCTCGGCGTGGGTGCCGGTGGCCACCACCCGGCCGTCGACGAGGAAGGCGACCTCGTCGACCGCGGCGAGCACCAGGGGGCTGGAGCTGGTCACCACCGTGGTGCGCCCGGCCCGGTGCGGGCGCAGCCGCTGCGCGATGCGGGCCTCGGTGTGGGCGTCGACGGCGCTGGTGGGCTCGACCAGCACCAGCACCTCGGGGTCGAGCGCCAGGGCGCGGGCCAGCACGAGGCGCTGGCGCTGCCCACCCGAGAAGCTGCGCCCGCGCTCGGCGACGAGGGTGTCGAGGCGCTCGGGCAGGGCGTCGAGCACGTCCTGCGCCGACGCGGTGAGCAGGGCACGCTCGACGTCGCCGTGGCCGGACACGTCGAGGCGCTCGCCCAACCGACCCGAGAACAGCACCGAGCCGGTGTGCGAGACGACGACGCGGCGGCGTACCTCCTCGCGCGACAGCGCCACCAGCGGCACCCCGCCCAGGCGTACGCCGGCGTCGTGGTCGGCGTCGCAGAGCCCGATCCGGTCGGCGAGCGCGGCCGACTCGTCGGGCTGCTCGCTGACCACCGCCACCAGGCGCCCGGCGGGCACCCGCAGCCCCGAGCGCTCGTCGACCAGGTCGGAGCCCGGCGGGGGAGAGGGCGCGGCCTGCGCCGGCGGGCCCGACTCGGGCTCCAGCGCCAGCACCCGGCAGACCCGGCGGGCCGAGACCAGCCCGCGGATCAGCTTGTTGGCGTACTCGGTCGCGGTGCGCAGCGGGATCATCAGGAACGCGGCGTAGCCGTAGAAGGCGACCAGCTCGCCCGGCGAGATGCGCCCGGCGACGGCGTACCGGGCCCCGAGCCAGACCACGACCACGACGAAGACGCCGGGCAGCAGCACCTGCAGCGCGTCGAGCAGCGACTGCAGCCGCGCGACCTGGACGCCGGCGCGGCGGGTGGCCTGCGACTCGCGGGCGTAGCGGGCGTGGAAGACCTGCTCGCCGCCGATGCCGCGCAGCACCCGCAGGCCGCTGACGATGTCGGTGGCGGTGTTGGACAGCTCGCCCATCAGGTGGCGCTGGTGGGTGCTGCGGCGCTGCAGCGGCGCGAGCAGCGGGCCGATCAGCAGCACCAGGGTCGGCACACCGAGGAGCACCACCAGCCCGAGCGTGGTGGAGGTCTGCAGCAGGATCACCGCGACCAGCACGAACGACACGACCGCGCCCGCGAACCGCGCCGACACGTCCATCACCTGGCCCAGGTGCGACAGGTCGCTGGTGCCGATGGCGACGACCTCGCCGGTCGAGACCTGGCGCGGCAGGCTGCCGCCGAGCCGGACGCTCTGGCGGGTCACCAGCTGGACGGTGCGGTAGGCGGTGGTCAGCCAGTTGGTGACCGCGAAGCGGTGCCGCACGATCCCGCTCGCCGCCTGCACGAGCCCGACCACGAAGAGCAGCCCGGTCCACATCAGCAGCGCCGAGGAGTCGCGGTCGGCCACGCCGCGGTCGATGGCGCGACCGATCAGCGCCGGCAGCACCGCCTGGCTGCTCATCCAGATGACGCCGAAGAACATCCCCAGCGCCAGGGTGTGCCACTGGCCGCGGGCCAGCCACCACAAGAAGCGCCCCGGGGAGCGGTGGTCGGCGGTCCCGGGATCGTCGAAGGGCAGCGCGCGCACAGCAGAAGGTAGAGCGTGACGGGCCGCTCCCGCGAATCCATTTCGGCCTGCGGGTGAGGAGCCCTCTCAGGACGAGTGTCGCAGCATCCGCTCCGGCACGCCGACGAGCAGGAGCAGCACCACCACCAGCAGGGGCACCCCGACCACGATGCCGGCCGCGCGGCCCAGCACGACGTCGAAGACGAACATGCTGATCCCGACGAGCAGCAGGCCGATGCCC from Nocardioides salarius harbors:
- a CDS encoding ABC transporter ATP-binding protein — encoded protein: MSATTRLPVADTPALRRYVKQLARRHPRMLFGALALHVLAAVAALAAPRLLGDLVEAVEQGTTTGYVDRVLMVLVGFLVAQTVLTRYARYVSQVLGEQVLADLREDFVDNALSLPVGVVESAGSGDLLTRTSRDVDQLGWSVRMALPEWTIAVVTAALTLVAALSIGWWVALPCLLGVPPLVVGLRWYLARAKDGYLRESATYSAISASLTETVEGARTVEALGLEREQITRVDDDIRDSYDAEKYTLHLRTVFFPSMELSYLVPTVATLLLGGWLYTRGEVSLGDVTAATLYVQMLIDPVDRIVSILDELQAGAASLARLLGVAHVPDDRTEGEARPVDEQLDVDRVRFSYDGERDVLHDVSMSVGVGERIAMVGPSGAGKSTLGRLMAGIHPPREGAVTVGGVPLVDLPLGELRGHVALVTQEHHVFVGTVRENLVLARPTADDDAVLAALGSVDARAWVEALPAGLDTLVGSGGRALTDAQAQQVALARLVLADPHTLVLDEATSLIDPRAARHLERSMASVLEGRTVVAIAHRLFSAHDADRVAVVDGGRITELGTHDELIANGGSYADLWESWHGRA
- a CDS encoding ABC transporter ATP-binding protein, translating into MRALPFDDPGTADHRSPGRFLWWLARGQWHTLALGMFFGVIWMSSQAVLPALIGRAIDRGVADRDSSALLMWTGLLFVVGLVQAASGIVRHRFAVTNWLTTAYRTVQLVTRQSVRLGGSLPRQVSTGEVVAIGTSDLSHLGQVMDVSARFAGAVVSFVLVAVILLQTSTTLGLVVLLGVPTLVLLIGPLLAPLQRRSTHQRHLMGELSNTATDIVSGLRVLRGIGGEQVFHARYARESQATRRAGVQVARLQSLLDALQVLLPGVFVVVVVWLGARYAVAGRISPGELVAFYGYAAFLMIPLRTATEYANKLIRGLVSARRVCRVLALEPESGPPAQAAPSPPPGSDLVDERSGLRVPAGRLVAVVSEQPDESAALADRIGLCDADHDAGVRLGGVPLVALSREEVRRRVVVSHTGSVLFSGRLGERLDVSGHGDVERALLTASAQDVLDALPERLDTLVAERGRSFSGGQRQRLVLARALALDPEVLVLVEPTSAVDAHTEARIAQRLRPHRAGRTTVVTSSSPLVLAAVDEVAFLVDGRVVATGTHAELLERSADYRRVVTREVAPAEVGR